A part of Marinobacter psychrophilus genomic DNA contains:
- a CDS encoding WS/DGAT domain-containing protein, with translation MSQQALHLMLPADAGWLAAERPENPLVTTVLLRVQGLTAARLREFLHVYWGAWERFQFRPEPYAGYWRWQKSADFDVRQHLDIVLDRFTAPQQQPWINAVISQPLPIYRPLWKFWLAPNAVGGGLLLLRIHHCYADSASLAQLLEQLFTASPQQHPVLYGAAHPADLERWLQCAKNWLSECVFGAEGPPPENDAVQMAAAVGQLPGTFRSSAATALELAGQLGSYLAQPDDSPSNLSLPLTGQRQCCWSAAIPDASLQAAAQTLGVSSRDVLAACLTVALRAQLGLSPQALEQAQINLLLPVDVRPQLPASLRPALSEPGNGSGSERLLLPIDGDSFVERVYRIKQEVRRLRDSLQPLLTWGLTAYSAFLPEMIKQTPLWPFAARPSAALASFDGAGVVRYLAGCRVDELVAWSPQVADAGISVTACRYAGQLRLTVVADHSANLDVQRFQSDCMVALNQALVSHLDN, from the coding sequence TTGAGCCAGCAAGCTTTGCATTTGATGTTGCCTGCCGACGCAGGCTGGCTGGCTGCCGAACGGCCGGAAAATCCGCTGGTTACCACCGTGTTGCTTCGCGTTCAGGGGCTGACAGCTGCTCGCCTGCGAGAATTCTTGCATGTTTACTGGGGTGCCTGGGAGCGTTTTCAGTTTCGCCCGGAACCGTACGCTGGCTATTGGCGCTGGCAGAAAAGCGCAGATTTTGATGTGCGCCAGCACCTGGATATTGTGCTCGACCGTTTTACGGCACCCCAGCAGCAGCCCTGGATAAACGCCGTTATCAGCCAGCCGCTGCCCATTTACCGGCCATTATGGAAATTCTGGTTGGCGCCCAATGCTGTGGGTGGTGGGTTGTTGCTCCTGCGGATACATCATTGTTACGCCGATAGCGCGTCGTTGGCGCAGCTGTTGGAACAACTGTTCACCGCGTCGCCGCAGCAACACCCTGTACTCTACGGTGCAGCGCACCCGGCAGACCTCGAGCGCTGGCTGCAGTGCGCTAAAAATTGGCTGAGTGAGTGTGTTTTTGGTGCCGAGGGCCCTCCACCCGAAAACGACGCGGTACAGATGGCCGCCGCCGTTGGGCAGCTGCCGGGGACTTTTAGGTCGAGCGCTGCCACGGCGCTTGAGCTAGCAGGCCAGTTAGGCAGTTACCTGGCCCAGCCAGACGACAGTCCCAGCAACCTGAGCCTGCCATTAACCGGGCAGCGCCAGTGCTGTTGGTCTGCGGCGATTCCCGATGCGAGTTTACAGGCGGCGGCCCAGACGCTGGGCGTTAGCAGCCGCGACGTGCTGGCGGCCTGTCTAACGGTGGCTTTGCGGGCGCAGCTCGGGCTGAGCCCGCAGGCGCTGGAACAGGCCCAAATTAACCTGTTGCTGCCAGTAGATGTTCGTCCCCAACTGCCCGCCAGTTTAAGGCCAGCGCTGTCTGAGCCTGGTAATGGCAGTGGCAGTGAACGGTTGTTGCTGCCAATAGACGGTGACAGTTTTGTGGAACGGGTGTATCGCATAAAACAGGAGGTTCGCCGCCTTCGCGATAGCCTGCAACCGTTGCTAACCTGGGGTCTGACCGCCTACAGCGCTTTTTTGCCTGAAATGATAAAACAGACGCCACTATGGCCTTTTGCCGCTCGCCCCAGTGCAGCACTCGCCAGTTTCGACGGTGCCGGAGTGGTTCGCTATTTGGCGGGTTGTCGGGTTGACGAGCTGGTGGCCTGGAGTCCGCAAGTTGCCGATGCGGGAATAAGCGTGACCGCTTGCCGCTACGCCGGCCAGCTGCGACTGACAGTGGTTGCCGACCATTCTGCCAACCTGGATGTGCAGCGCTTTCAGAGCGATTGTATGGTGGCTTTGAATCAAGCGCTTGTCAGCCATCTGGACAATTGA
- a CDS encoding alpha/beta fold hydrolase, producing MQASHIRKLIKPIGKAYAEMFSGQVFSIGEGAISVRNHSGPAENTVVCIHGFMENHCYFTQAYNAPTTELILITCSNYHVPVSGIMPQTPDWAVDIKHLVGTIEYDACILNQAMLNLIGSSNVRIHGHSRGAAVALEAVRQWPELYHDIELVLEAPILPQGRAHPLMLALLEPLSPSMWPWVVRLLNSTSNSAYNQTFFGKMNRRKKKLLSKLFHATKDHLTIVRNIDNLLAWMERTDTSVYQHITRGIVLIPATDRVLDRNAMLASARQGGKNLKIVETTAPSHFIILDDKKWIPDLTQVATADA from the coding sequence ATGCAGGCAAGCCATATTCGAAAACTGATCAAACCTATCGGAAAAGCTTACGCCGAGATGTTTTCGGGCCAAGTATTTTCTATCGGCGAAGGTGCGATTTCCGTGCGCAATCACAGTGGCCCGGCCGAAAACACGGTGGTGTGTATTCACGGTTTTATGGAAAACCACTGTTATTTTACCCAAGCCTATAACGCCCCCACCACCGAACTGATCCTGATCACCTGCAGCAATTACCATGTCCCGGTTAGCGGCATTATGCCGCAGACACCCGACTGGGCAGTGGACATCAAGCATTTGGTCGGCACAATCGAATACGATGCCTGCATACTCAACCAGGCCATGCTCAATCTTATAGGCAGCAGCAATGTGCGCATTCACGGCCACTCCCGCGGTGCCGCGGTGGCACTAGAAGCTGTTCGCCAATGGCCAGAGCTTTACCACGACATAGAGCTGGTACTGGAAGCCCCGATATTACCTCAGGGCCGCGCTCACCCGCTGATGCTAGCATTACTGGAACCACTCAGCCCCAGCATGTGGCCGTGGGTTGTCCGCCTGCTGAACAGCACGTCCAATTCGGCTTACAATCAGACATTTTTTGGCAAAATGAACCGGCGCAAGAAAAAACTGCTCAGCAAGCTGTTCCACGCCACTAAAGATCACCTGACCATTGTGCGCAATATCGACAATCTGCTGGCCTGGATGGAACGCACCGACACCAGCGTTTACCAGCACATCACACGCGGCATTGTGCTGATTCCAGCTACTGACCGGGTGCTCGACCGCAACGCCATGCTGGCCAGTGCCCGCCAAGGTGGCAAAAACTTGAAGATTGTGGAAACCACGGCGCCCAGCCACTTTATTATTCTGGACGACAAAAAATGGATACCGGATTTAACACAGGTTGCGACTGCTGACGCCTGA
- a CDS encoding FFLEELY motif protein, giving the protein MYRQRLVETAVHSDNARQLQYWLLAYHDFRQGNSHNPLQQQSAQVARWQAARLKQTHQDLYQTQGYHEGLEFLLTDLYAPAGMSHRDDNIDRVFPKMVKWLPDHQLRTLARLVELNLLTQQLDHNLASALHSHQMSAEALAVEDYCRAYRYANDQHQRLRQIELIADVGHRLDRYVRNRTLGWLLSMGRGPAEMANLQDLHSFLHRGYSAFRCMADVGTLIDRLVLREQHIMDNILAGQSQPFELPASL; this is encoded by the coding sequence ATGTATCGCCAGCGCCTGGTTGAAACCGCCGTTCACAGCGATAACGCTCGTCAGTTGCAGTATTGGCTGCTGGCATATCATGATTTTCGTCAGGGCAACAGCCATAACCCACTGCAACAGCAAAGCGCTCAGGTGGCCAGGTGGCAGGCTGCTCGGCTGAAACAGACTCACCAAGATTTATACCAGACCCAGGGCTACCACGAGGGGCTGGAGTTTTTGCTGACGGATTTGTACGCACCCGCAGGAATGAGCCATCGCGACGACAATATCGATCGGGTTTTTCCAAAAATGGTGAAGTGGCTGCCAGACCACCAGTTACGAACCCTGGCCAGACTGGTGGAGCTCAACCTGCTGACCCAGCAACTGGACCATAATCTGGCCAGCGCACTGCACAGCCATCAGATGAGTGCCGAGGCGCTGGCAGTAGAGGACTACTGCCGGGCCTACCGTTACGCCAATGACCAACACCAGCGACTGCGCCAGATTGAACTGATCGCCGATGTGGGCCATCGCCTTGACCGCTACGTGCGCAACCGAACATTGGGATGGCTGCTGTCGATGGGCCGCGGACCGGCGGAGATGGCCAACCTGCAGGATCTGCACAGTTTTCTGCACCGCGGCTACAGCGCGTTTCGGTGTATGGCTGACGTCGGCACACTCATTGACCGGCTAGTGCTGCGTGAACAGCACATTATGGACAACATACTGGCTGGTCAGTCGCAGCCCTTTGAGCTACCCGCCTCGCTTTGA
- a CDS encoding polyhydroxyalkanoic acid system family protein yields the protein MSIIDIHRTHTLDKQHAREAAETLAADLSSRFALTYAWEGDVMKIKRSGVQGQLTINHGDLHVYLELGLMLRPMKGRIAQEIESQLDQIIRV from the coding sequence ATGTCCATTATTGATATTCACCGCACTCATACTCTGGACAAACAGCACGCACGTGAAGCGGCTGAGACCTTGGCTGCGGATCTGTCTAGCCGTTTTGCTCTGACTTACGCTTGGGAAGGCGATGTTATGAAAATCAAGCGCAGCGGAGTGCAAGGCCAGCTCACGATTAATCACGGCGACTTGCACGTTTACTTGGAGCTAGGGCTTATGTTGCGGCCGATGAAGGGCCGGATTGCACAGGAAATCGAGTCCCAGCTAGATCAGATTATCCGCGTTTGA
- the ubiE gene encoding bifunctional demethylmenaquinone methyltransferase/2-methoxy-6-polyprenyl-1,4-benzoquinol methylase UbiE gives MSDQQMPASAATPGSPQDDVTHFGFRDVPKSQKAGQVAEVFHSVAGKYDLMNDLMSMGVHRLWKRFTIELSGVRPGHQVLDIAGGTGDLAMKFSDLVGPSGKVVLADINASMLKVGRSRLTDRGYAGNIEYVQADAEHLPFPDNSFNAVSIAFGLRNVTDKDQALRDMARVLKPGGKLMILEFSKPTNALLSKAYDTYSFTALPFMGKLIAGDSESYKYLAESIRMHPDQDTLKAMMGTAGFANCKYHNMTGGIVALHVGIKP, from the coding sequence ATGAGCGATCAGCAAATGCCAGCCAGCGCTGCAACACCGGGCAGCCCGCAAGACGACGTCACTCATTTCGGTTTTCGCGATGTGCCAAAAAGCCAGAAAGCCGGCCAGGTAGCCGAGGTTTTTCACAGCGTTGCCGGCAAATACGACCTCATGAACGATTTGATGTCGATGGGTGTTCATCGCCTGTGGAAACGATTTACGATTGAGCTCTCTGGCGTGCGCCCGGGGCACCAGGTGCTGGACATTGCAGGCGGTACCGGTGACCTGGCCATGAAGTTTTCGGATTTGGTCGGGCCCAGCGGCAAAGTAGTATTGGCTGACATCAACGCCTCCATGTTGAAAGTCGGTCGCAGCCGCCTGACAGACCGCGGCTACGCAGGCAACATTGAATACGTGCAGGCCGATGCTGAACACTTGCCATTTCCAGACAACAGTTTTAATGCCGTATCCATCGCCTTTGGTCTACGCAACGTGACCGACAAAGACCAAGCTCTGAGGGACATGGCTCGGGTACTAAAACCCGGTGGCAAACTGATGATACTGGAGTTTTCCAAGCCCACTAACGCGCTGCTAAGCAAGGCCTATGACACCTACTCATTCACCGCTTTACCGTTTATGGGCAAGTTGATTGCCGGCGACAGCGAGAGCTACAAATACTTGGCGGAATCCATCCGTATGCATCCAGACCAGGACACCCTTAAGGCGATGATGGGGACCGCCGGCTTCGCCAACTGCAAATACCACAATATGACCGGTGGCATTGTGGCCCTGCACGTGGGAATAAAACCCTGA
- a CDS encoding ubiquinone biosynthesis accessory factor UbiJ codes for MFTGPTLLSAASAIVETALNQALEFDPAGRTALLAALTAPVQFDLTTPIALTLTLTQGAKGVLVGSQPATQPGLVIGGPALAFYTMASGDTSAIQDGRLSISGDTALAHQFQRAIEQLNPDWEAAMARHLGDVPAHFLAKRLRNGVKWSRNARHSMASNLEEYLHEETGALPGHRELEANFQDIDALSLRVERLAARVAFLPQSQPPSLPSESSEKQENS; via the coding sequence ATGTTCACTGGCCCTACCCTGCTTAGCGCTGCCAGCGCCATTGTTGAAACGGCGTTGAACCAAGCCCTGGAGTTTGACCCGGCCGGCCGCACAGCGTTGTTGGCAGCGCTGACTGCCCCGGTACAGTTTGACCTGACGACACCCATCGCATTAACCCTTACCCTGACCCAAGGCGCCAAAGGCGTGTTGGTGGGCAGCCAGCCGGCCACTCAGCCCGGCCTGGTGATTGGCGGGCCGGCTCTGGCGTTTTATACCATGGCCAGCGGCGACACAAGCGCCATTCAAGACGGCCGTTTGAGCATCAGCGGGGACACCGCTCTGGCACACCAGTTTCAGCGTGCTATTGAACAATTAAATCCGGATTGGGAGGCGGCCATGGCTCGCCATCTGGGCGATGTGCCCGCACATTTTCTGGCCAAACGCTTACGCAATGGCGTGAAGTGGAGCCGTAATGCGCGACACAGCATGGCCAGCAATCTGGAAGAATACCTGCACGAAGAAACCGGCGCCTTACCCGGCCACCGCGAGCTTGAGGCCAACTTTCAGGATATAGACGCCCTAAGCCTTAGAGTTGAGCGCCTGGCCGCTCGCGTGGCGTTCCTGCCCCAGAGCCAGCCGCCCTCTCTCCCATCTGAATCGTCTGAAAAACAGGAGAATTCGTGA
- the ubiB gene encoding ubiquinone biosynthesis regulatory protein kinase UbiB → MSRLQRLFRIFWVFCRYRLDIFLPLAELPPVLKVFFILAPWHLFPQPKLDRGDRLRIALEELGPVFVKFGQILSTRRDLLPDDMADSLKTLQDKVPPFPSDSAREIIERALGAPVTELFAEFSADPMASASVAQVHAATLKNGQKVVVKVLRPGIEKTIRQDLSLMYLMAGLLEKYWAEGKRLHPLEVVADYDATIHDELDLQREAANASQLRRNFDNSPLIYIPFIDWEFTRKQVLVMERIHGVPIADVATLNAAGVNMKVLAEKGVEIFFTQVFRDSFFHADMHPGNIFVDISNPADPQYIAIDFGIVGTLSPDDQSYLARNLLAFFRRDYRQVAQLHIQSGWVPPETRVNEFEAAIRTVCEPIFERPLKEISFGHFLLRLFQTARRFNMEVQPQLVLLQKTLLNVEGLGRQLYPDLDLWSTAQPYLEQWMRKRIGPSGFLKTLQTHFPAWLEQSPEMPQLIHDALLQLRGAGSTEQQNRNTLALLKEQQLRSERRWRRGFVVALLAAAAVAASHPPSQQWLSGLPVWSWILFIAAGALLLRGSR, encoded by the coding sequence GTGAGCCGTCTGCAACGCCTGTTTCGAATATTTTGGGTATTCTGCCGCTACCGACTGGATATTTTTCTGCCCCTAGCCGAGCTACCGCCAGTGCTGAAAGTCTTTTTCATACTGGCCCCCTGGCATCTGTTTCCACAACCCAAACTCGACCGCGGTGACCGTTTGCGCATTGCCCTGGAAGAGCTGGGGCCGGTGTTTGTCAAATTCGGCCAGATACTGTCCACCCGGCGCGACTTGCTGCCGGACGACATGGCCGACTCGCTGAAAACCCTGCAAGACAAAGTGCCACCGTTTCCAAGCGACAGCGCCCGTGAAATTATAGAGCGCGCGCTGGGCGCCCCTGTCACCGAGCTGTTTGCCGAATTCAGCGCAGACCCCATGGCGTCTGCATCGGTGGCTCAGGTGCACGCAGCCACGCTGAAAAACGGCCAGAAAGTGGTGGTGAAAGTACTGCGTCCGGGCATTGAAAAAACCATCCGTCAAGACCTCAGCCTAATGTACCTGATGGCCGGCCTGCTTGAAAAATACTGGGCAGAAGGCAAACGCCTGCACCCGTTGGAAGTGGTGGCTGACTACGACGCCACCATTCATGACGAGCTTGACCTGCAACGTGAAGCCGCCAACGCTAGCCAGTTGCGGCGTAACTTCGACAACTCACCGTTGATCTACATTCCCTTTATCGACTGGGAATTCACCCGCAAGCAGGTGCTGGTCATGGAGCGTATTCACGGCGTGCCCATTGCGGACGTTGCTACGCTGAACGCCGCCGGCGTGAATATGAAAGTGCTGGCCGAAAAAGGCGTGGAAATCTTTTTCACCCAAGTGTTTCGCGACAGTTTTTTTCACGCCGACATGCACCCCGGCAACATTTTTGTGGATATCTCCAACCCTGCTGACCCCCAGTACATCGCCATTGATTTTGGCATTGTCGGCACTCTGTCCCCAGACGACCAAAGCTATCTGGCCCGCAACCTGTTAGCGTTTTTTCGCCGCGATTACCGCCAGGTGGCTCAGTTACACATTCAAAGCGGATGGGTACCACCGGAAACCCGGGTTAACGAATTTGAAGCGGCTATTCGCACCGTGTGCGAACCGATTTTTGAGCGCCCATTGAAAGAAATTTCCTTTGGCCATTTTCTGCTGCGCCTGTTTCAGACTGCCCGCCGCTTCAACATGGAAGTGCAACCTCAGCTGGTGCTGCTGCAAAAAACCCTGCTGAATGTTGAGGGTCTTGGCCGCCAGCTCTATCCGGATCTGGACCTGTGGAGCACTGCGCAACCGTACCTGGAGCAATGGATGCGTAAGCGTATTGGACCATCTGGCTTTTTGAAGACTCTGCAGACCCACTTTCCGGCTTGGCTGGAACAGTCTCCGGAGATGCCGCAGCTTATTCACGATGCCTTATTGCAGTTACGAGGCGCGGGCTCCACCGAACAGCAAAACCGCAACACTCTGGCGCTATTGAAGGAACAGCAGTTGCGCAGCGAACGGCGTTGGCGCCGGGGTTTTGTAGTGGCGTTGTTAGCCGCAGCTGCGGTTGCCGCCAGCCATCCACCCAGCCAACAATGGCTCAGCGGTTTGCCGGTGTGGAGCTGGATATTGTTTATTGCCGCTGGCGCGCTGTTATTGCGCGGCAGCCGTTAA
- the hisI gene encoding phosphoribosyl-AMP cyclohydrolase yields the protein MEQTPATEYQPAWLDVIRWTADGLIPAIAQDADSGDILMMAWMNAESLQLTVAEGQAVYWSRSRGKLWRKGESSGHQQVIKDIRLDCDADVILLKVEQKGGIACHTGRRSCFYQSLQHGQWQSVEPVLKDPSAIYNTAQSFKEPNSE from the coding sequence ATGGAGCAAACACCTGCCACTGAATACCAGCCAGCCTGGCTTGACGTTATCCGCTGGACAGCAGACGGCCTGATACCCGCCATCGCTCAAGATGCCGACAGCGGCGACATACTGATGATGGCCTGGATGAACGCCGAATCGCTGCAGCTTACCGTTGCCGAAGGCCAGGCCGTGTATTGGTCACGGTCCCGCGGTAAACTCTGGCGCAAGGGCGAAAGTTCGGGCCATCAGCAGGTTATAAAAGACATCCGCCTGGATTGCGACGCTGATGTAATTTTGTTGAAGGTCGAACAAAAAGGCGGAATTGCCTGTCACACTGGTAGGCGAAGTTGCTTTTACCAATCACTGCAACACGGCCAATGGCAAAGCGTAGAGCCGGTACTGAAAGATCCGAGCGCCATTTACAACACAGCACAAAGTTTCAAGGAGCCCAACAGTGAGTGA
- a CDS encoding phosphoribosyl-ATP diphosphatase produces the protein MSDVLQQLAQVLEARKNADPDSSYVASLHAKGLNKILEKVGEECTETLLAAKDAERSGNTDELIAETADLWFHTLVMLSRLGAGPEDITRELARRFDLSGLEEKASRPK, from the coding sequence GTGAGTGACGTATTGCAACAACTGGCGCAGGTGCTGGAAGCCCGCAAGAACGCCGATCCTGATAGCTCTTATGTGGCAAGCTTGCACGCTAAAGGGTTGAACAAAATTTTGGAAAAGGTTGGCGAGGAGTGCACTGAGACCCTACTGGCAGCCAAAGACGCCGAGCGCAGCGGAAACACTGACGAACTGATTGCCGAAACCGCCGACTTGTGGTTTCACACCTTGGTTATGCTGTCACGCCTGGGTGCCGGGCCGGAAGACATCACTCGCGAACTGGCACGGCGATTCGATCTGTCGGGCCTGGAAGAAAAAGCGTCGCGCCCGAAGTAG
- the tatA gene encoding twin-arginine translocase TatA/TatE family subunit, which translates to MGISIWQLLIVLGIVILLFGTKKLRNIGTDLGGAIRGFKKSMTDDDGKTDTSNPDNLEEKDSAQFQQSAADDKTRDKTQS; encoded by the coding sequence ATGGGCATCAGTATTTGGCAACTTCTTATTGTACTCGGCATTGTTATTTTACTGTTCGGGACTAAAAAACTGCGCAATATCGGCACCGATCTTGGCGGCGCCATTCGTGGTTTTAAAAAGTCCATGACCGATGACGATGGTAAAACCGACACCTCCAATCCGGATAATCTGGAGGAAAAAGACAGTGCACAGTTTCAGCAGTCCGCTGCGGATGACAAAACCCGGGATAAAACCCAAAGCTGA
- the tatB gene encoding Sec-independent protein translocase protein TatB codes for MFDIGFLELLICGVIALLVLGPERLPSAARAAGRWVGSARRMMSQFTSELDRELKAEDLRQELRKAGDVGLKDVQKTVRDALNEAKKYEDMVKPVQNQLDQANQKVTSALSERWNENGTSSIAKPADSSLEKVPESPVDLNKPSPSSGDALDTRS; via the coding sequence ATGTTTGATATCGGCTTTCTTGAGCTACTGATCTGCGGCGTTATTGCTTTGCTGGTGCTGGGGCCCGAGCGCTTGCCTTCGGCTGCGCGTGCTGCCGGGCGCTGGGTAGGGTCTGCGCGACGTATGATGAGCCAATTCACCTCGGAGCTTGACCGTGAGCTAAAGGCCGAAGACTTGCGCCAAGAGCTGCGCAAAGCAGGTGATGTTGGCCTAAAAGATGTTCAAAAAACCGTCCGTGATGCCCTGAATGAAGCAAAAAAATACGAAGACATGGTCAAACCGGTGCAGAACCAGCTGGATCAGGCCAACCAAAAAGTAACGTCTGCGCTGTCTGAGCGGTGGAACGAAAATGGAACATCCTCTATCGCAAAACCCGCCGATAGCTCGCTGGAAAAAGTCCCAGAAAGCCCGGTCGACCTCAACAAACCTTCCCCCAGTTCTGGGGATGCTTTGGATACGCGTTCATGA
- the tatC gene encoding twin-arginine translocase subunit TatC: protein MTEQTGAANHVPDQPEMPLIEHLLELRNRLLKMVLAVVVCFAFIYPFANELYLWLSEPIRSLLPVGQSMIATDVTSPFFAPLKLALVLAVFAAIPVILYQLWSFIAPGLYAHEKKIAFPLLFSSVLLFYLGAAFAYYVVFPLVFGFFTSVGPEGIVEMPDITSYLNFVLKMFFAFGVAFEIPIATILLIITGITTPDDLAAKRPYVVVGCFIIGMLLTPPDIISQTLLALPMWILFELGILFGRLMKRRGVGTSEEKETGSE, encoded by the coding sequence ATGACAGAACAGACCGGGGCCGCTAACCACGTGCCCGACCAGCCTGAAATGCCGCTGATTGAACATCTACTGGAATTGCGTAACCGCCTGTTGAAAATGGTGCTAGCGGTGGTGGTGTGCTTCGCCTTTATTTACCCGTTTGCCAACGAACTTTACCTTTGGTTATCTGAACCTATCCGCAGCCTTCTGCCGGTAGGCCAGAGCATGATTGCCACCGATGTTACCTCGCCGTTTTTTGCCCCTCTAAAGCTGGCCCTGGTGCTGGCAGTGTTTGCCGCCATCCCGGTCATTCTGTACCAGCTTTGGAGCTTTATCGCCCCGGGCCTATACGCCCATGAGAAAAAAATAGCCTTCCCACTGCTATTCTCGTCCGTGCTGCTGTTCTATCTGGGCGCTGCTTTTGCCTACTACGTGGTGTTTCCACTGGTTTTTGGCTTCTTTACCTCGGTTGGTCCTGAGGGCATCGTGGAAATGCCAGACATCACCAGCTATCTGAATTTCGTGTTGAAGATGTTCTTTGCCTTTGGCGTGGCGTTCGAGATTCCAATTGCCACCATCCTGCTGATTATTACCGGCATCACCACGCCGGATGACTTGGCGGCCAAGCGCCCTTATGTAGTCGTTGGTTGCTTTATTATCGGCATGCTGCTGACCCCGCCGGACATTATCTCGCAAACCTTGCTGGCACTGCCCATGTGGATTTTGTTTGAACTCGGCATCCTGTTCGGCCGCCTGATGAAGCGCAGGGGTGTAGGTACCAGCGAGGAAAAAGAGACTGGCAGCGAATGA
- a CDS encoding 16S rRNA (uracil(1498)-N(3))-methyltransferase, which translates to MNLALLFTADFISTDTVRLSDRRLEHLRSIRKIAVGDSVPVGQVNGNIGAGRVTNLTAHYAELHVSLDQAPPQPLPLTLMLAMPRPKMFRRTLQTCATLGIKDLWLINSYKVEKSFWQTPWLQEPALHDNLVLGLEQARDTLMPKVHIRKLFKPFVEDELPALLAGKQALVAHPGSAQPCPVHLPGPAALCIGPEGGFTDYEVDKLQQAGCQAVHLGQRILRVETAVPVLVSRLFDGCL; encoded by the coding sequence ATGAATCTGGCTCTGCTTTTCACTGCAGATTTCATTTCTACCGATACCGTGCGTTTGAGCGATCGCCGCTTGGAGCACTTACGCAGCATTCGTAAAATCGCCGTGGGCGATAGCGTGCCGGTGGGTCAAGTGAACGGCAATATCGGGGCGGGCCGGGTTACCAACCTGACTGCGCACTACGCCGAACTTCACGTCAGCCTTGACCAAGCCCCACCACAGCCTCTGCCACTGACACTGATGCTGGCCATGCCGCGGCCCAAAATGTTCCGTCGCACGCTTCAAACCTGCGCCACCCTGGGCATAAAAGATCTGTGGCTGATCAACAGTTACAAGGTGGAAAAAAGTTTTTGGCAGACCCCATGGCTGCAAGAGCCAGCGTTGCATGACAACTTGGTGCTGGGGCTGGAACAAGCTCGCGACACATTGATGCCAAAAGTGCACATCCGCAAACTGTTCAAGCCCTTTGTGGAAGACGAGTTACCAGCGCTTTTGGCCGGTAAACAGGCACTGGTGGCGCATCCCGGCAGTGCACAGCCTTGCCCTGTGCACCTGCCTGGCCCGGCGGCCCTTTGCATTGGCCCCGAAGGTGGCTTCACCGATTACGAAGTGGATAAACTGCAGCAGGCAGGGTGCCAGGCAGTGCATCTGGGCCAACGCATACTGCGGGTAGAAACCGCCGTGCCAGTGCTGGTCAGCCGGTTGTTTGACGGTTGTTTGTAA